The Pleomorphomonas sp. T1.2MG-36 genome has a segment encoding these proteins:
- a CDS encoding putative bifunctional diguanylate cyclase/phosphodiesterase: MLDVNDIFAQTLEVDAATVIGCRLDGLVPAEGRAALSVTFAALRVSPLVRRQLDICLCLPGCRSRWFRVALRGLSRPGAPTGRPLIAAQLCDIDDLTTRAQDLADLARSWDEAMTAAKIGIWDVDLIQGVTTFSDMWYQIRGLRRGDAAPTDHSEILELIHPSDREHVIEEFNRQRRPDFTECRYEYRYKHADGRWIWIECRGSCAQRVDGKASRIIGSDIDITEHKLAEERLSLATSRLQLAMEASRIGVFDADFSTGYTNWDAPTRAIYGVGADEEIKFGGLWESMLHPEDRDRVIQAINDHIARLKPYDNQFRIIRPDGSIRHIRTRTLPFIEVDGSKRMIGVNWDETDDILLRHDLERAKTLAEARNRELEVAKAEIERIAMLDPLTELPNRRFLDQRMAVLIAQGFDREHGLAILHIDLDRFKQINDTFGHSVGDAVLQHVGRLLQAEAGEDGQVFRIGGDEFVMVRPYDGDHVSLEVLATRLVEALRRPVSVHEYECRFGASIGIAVGVGKDIDPQQLLLNADIGLYSAKSGGKNRWAYFRRESHARMIMTKQVSDDILRGFECDEFEPHYQLQFRAGSLDIIGIEALARWQHPERGLLSPDHFIAIADELGILSEIDGVMLRKTLADCQRLKLAGIDIPKCSVNISAGRLRDPHLLDMLSNLPVSRCPLSFELLESIFLDELEDQVAANLAHIRKAGIGIEIDDFGSGHASITSLLHLRPDVIKIDRQLVSTIPTSAERRSLIGAIIEMGHSLGVTVIGEGVETMDHAYWLHKLKCDFLQGFGLAHPMSADRLVDFIRSESWRGDGSAG; the protein is encoded by the coding sequence GTGCTCGACGTCAATGACATCTTCGCCCAAACCCTTGAGGTTGACGCGGCAACGGTGATCGGCTGTCGGCTGGACGGTCTGGTGCCCGCCGAGGGCCGCGCCGCGCTGTCCGTCACCTTCGCCGCTCTTCGCGTTTCTCCCCTGGTCCGGCGGCAGCTCGATATCTGCCTGTGCCTGCCCGGGTGCCGCTCCCGTTGGTTCCGCGTCGCTCTCCGTGGCCTCAGCCGGCCGGGCGCGCCGACCGGTCGGCCGCTGATCGCCGCCCAGCTGTGCGATATCGACGACCTGACGACGCGCGCCCAGGATCTGGCCGATCTCGCCCGAAGCTGGGACGAAGCGATGACCGCGGCCAAGATCGGCATCTGGGATGTCGATCTCATCCAGGGCGTTACCACCTTTTCCGACATGTGGTACCAGATCCGGGGCCTGAGGCGGGGCGATGCGGCCCCGACCGATCATTCCGAGATCCTCGAACTCATTCATCCGAGCGACCGCGAGCACGTGATCGAAGAGTTCAACCGCCAGCGCCGGCCCGATTTCACGGAGTGCCGCTACGAGTATCGCTACAAGCACGCCGACGGCCGCTGGATCTGGATCGAGTGTCGCGGCTCCTGCGCGCAACGGGTCGACGGCAAGGCCTCCCGCATCATCGGCAGCGATATCGACATCACCGAGCACAAGCTGGCCGAGGAGCGGCTGTCGCTGGCGACCAGCCGCCTGCAACTGGCCATGGAAGCGTCGCGCATCGGCGTGTTCGATGCCGATTTCAGCACCGGCTACACCAACTGGGACGCCCCGACGCGGGCGATCTATGGCGTCGGCGCCGACGAAGAGATCAAGTTCGGCGGTCTTTGGGAGAGCATGTTGCATCCCGAGGACCGCGATCGGGTGATCCAGGCCATCAACGACCACATCGCCAGGCTCAAGCCCTACGACAACCAGTTCCGCATCATCCGGCCCGACGGCAGCATTCGCCACATCCGGACGCGCACGCTGCCCTTCATCGAGGTCGACGGCAGCAAGCGGATGATCGGCGTCAACTGGGACGAGACCGACGACATCCTGCTGCGCCACGACCTCGAACGGGCCAAGACGCTGGCCGAGGCGCGCAACCGCGAGCTGGAGGTCGCCAAGGCGGAAATCGAGCGCATCGCCATGCTCGACCCGCTCACCGAGCTGCCGAACCGCCGCTTTCTCGATCAGCGGATGGCGGTCCTCATCGCCCAGGGCTTCGACCGCGAGCACGGTCTGGCGATCCTGCACATCGACCTCGACCGCTTCAAGCAGATCAACGACACCTTCGGCCACAGCGTCGGCGATGCCGTGCTCCAGCATGTCGGCCGGCTGTTGCAGGCCGAGGCGGGCGAGGACGGCCAGGTCTTCCGCATCGGCGGCGACGAGTTCGTGATGGTCCGCCCCTACGATGGCGATCACGTCTCGCTCGAAGTCCTGGCGACGCGCCTTGTCGAGGCCTTGCGGCGGCCGGTGTCCGTGCATGAATACGAGTGCCGCTTCGGCGCCAGCATCGGCATCGCCGTCGGCGTCGGCAAGGACATCGACCCGCAGCAGCTGCTGCTCAACGCCGACATCGGCCTCTACAGCGCCAAGAGCGGTGGCAAGAACCGCTGGGCCTACTTCCGGCGCGAGTCGCACGCCCGCATGATCATGACCAAGCAGGTGTCCGACGACATCCTGCGCGGCTTCGAATGCGACGAGTTCGAGCCCCACTACCAGCTGCAGTTCAGGGCCGGCTCGCTCGACATCATCGGCATCGAGGCCCTGGCGCGCTGGCAGCATCCCGAGCGCGGGCTCCTGTCGCCGGACCATTTCATCGCGATCGCCGACGAACTCGGCATCCTGAGCGAGATCGACGGCGTCATGCTCAGGAAGACGCTCGCCGATTGCCAGCGGCTCAAGCTGGCCGGCATCGACATTCCCAAGTGCTCGGTCAACATCTCGGCCGGCCGGTTGCGCGATCCCCACCTTCTGGACATGCTGAGCAACCTGCCCGTCTCGCGATGCCCGCTGTCCTTCGAACTGCTCGAATCGATCTTTCTCGACGAACTGGAAGATCAGGTCGCCGCCAACCTCGCGCATATCCGCAAAGCCGGCATCGGCATCGAGATCGACGATTTCGGCAGCGGCCACGCGTCGATCACCAGCCTGCTGCATCTGAGGCCGGACGTCATCAAGATCGACCGCCAGCTGGTCAGCACCATTCCGACGTCCGCCGAGCGACGGTCGCTGATCGGCGCCATCATCGAGATGGGCCATTCGCTGGGCGTGACGGTGATCGGCGAAGGCGTCGAAACCATGGATCACGCCTACTGGCTGCACAAGCTGAAGTGCGACTTCCTGCAAGGCTTCGGGCTGGCCCATCCCATGTCGGCCGACCGTTTGGTCGACTTCATCCGAAGCGAGTCCTGGCGAGGCGACGGCTCGGCCGGTTGA
- a CDS encoding helix-turn-helix domain-containing protein encodes MQFGEQLREWRSHRRMSQLDLATEAGISARHLSFLETGRSRPTEGMILRLSSVLDIPARDQGMMFSAAGFRPHFGTRPAQALDGLPPAIAEAIGLILGRHDPYPGVVFDHEYNILAANRPFAALAGAAGIEAKPGINFLDAYLGPSPLRDLIANWPETAADLVHRIRGEAWLQGPRSPLSRRIERLAALPDVRAALDEHPQSARLPILPISMRVGGRMLNFITTLTTFGSVQDALAEGVLIESFFPADDETRAHFEGA; translated from the coding sequence ATGCAGTTCGGCGAGCAGTTGAGGGAGTGGCGCAGCCACAGGCGCATGAGCCAGCTCGATCTGGCGACGGAAGCCGGCATTTCGGCGCGCCACCTGTCCTTCCTCGAAACCGGCCGCTCGCGGCCGACCGAGGGCATGATCCTCCGGCTGTCCAGCGTGCTCGACATACCCGCCCGCGACCAGGGCATGATGTTTTCGGCTGCCGGCTTCCGACCGCACTTCGGCACCCGGCCGGCCCAGGCGCTCGACGGCCTGCCGCCGGCCATAGCGGAGGCGATCGGCCTGATCCTCGGCCGCCACGATCCCTACCCCGGCGTGGTCTTCGATCACGAGTACAACATTCTCGCCGCCAACCGCCCCTTCGCGGCGCTGGCCGGCGCCGCCGGCATCGAGGCCAAACCGGGCATCAACTTCCTCGACGCCTACCTCGGGCCGTCGCCGCTGCGGGACCTCATCGCCAACTGGCCCGAGACGGCGGCCGATCTCGTGCACCGCATCCGGGGCGAGGCGTGGCTGCAAGGCCCGCGCTCGCCTTTGTCGCGCCGCATCGAACGACTGGCCGCCCTGCCGGACGTCCGGGCGGCGCTCGACGAGCATCCCCAGAGCGCCCGTCTTCCCATCCTGCCGATTTCCATGCGCGTCGGCGGCCGGATGCTGAACTTCATCACCACGCTCACCACCTTCGGTTCGGTGCAGGATGCGCTGGCCGAGGGCGTGCTGATCGAGTCCTTCTTCCCGGCCGACGATGAGACCAGGGCGCATTTCGAGGGCGCGTGA
- a CDS encoding AraC family transcriptional regulator, translated as MKAALQAYHARMQRVLDHIDRHLDEDLDLDTLSGVAAYSKYHFHRQFTATFGLSVHRYVQLARMKRASFRLAYRDERSITDVAMDAGYEAPDAFARAFRQRLGQSPSSFQKSPDWEPWLAAFGALDDARSKLMRKTFTADDVTIRDVPTTKVAIIEHRGDPAMLGASIQRFIAWRKAAGLSPATSPTFTVWRSERRPADPADYSVDLCVGTDRPVDETDGVKAGEIPGGRCAVLRVTGDTHNLEPAALFLYRDWLPESGEEARDFPIYCQRLTLYPEVPESEAAADLFLPLR; from the coding sequence ATGAAGGCGGCGCTTCAGGCCTACCATGCCCGGATGCAGCGGGTGCTGGACCACATAGACCGGCACCTCGACGAGGATCTGGATCTCGACACGCTGAGCGGCGTCGCCGCCTACTCGAAGTATCACTTCCACCGGCAGTTCACGGCGACCTTCGGTCTCTCGGTGCATCGCTACGTCCAGCTCGCCCGCATGAAGCGGGCCTCGTTCCGGCTGGCCTACAGGGATGAGCGGAGCATCACGGATGTCGCCATGGACGCCGGCTACGAGGCGCCCGATGCCTTCGCCCGCGCCTTCCGGCAACGGCTGGGGCAGTCGCCCTCGTCCTTCCAGAAATCCCCCGACTGGGAGCCGTGGCTTGCGGCCTTCGGGGCTCTCGACGATGCGAGGAGCAAGCTCATGCGAAAGACATTCACCGCCGACGACGTGACCATCCGCGACGTGCCGACCACCAAGGTGGCGATCATCGAGCATCGGGGCGACCCGGCGATGCTCGGCGCCTCCATCCAGCGCTTCATCGCCTGGCGCAAGGCGGCCGGCCTCTCCCCCGCCACCAGCCCGACCTTCACGGTCTGGCGCTCCGAGCGCCGCCCCGCCGATCCCGCCGACTACAGCGTCGACCTCTGCGTCGGCACCGACCGGCCGGTCGACGAGACCGACGGCGTCAAGGCCGGCGAGATTCCGGGCGGCCGCTGCGCCGTGCTGCGCGTCACCGGCGACACCCACAATCTGGAGCCGGCCGCCCTCTTCCTCTACCGCGACTGGCTGCCGGAGAGCGGCGAGGAGGCCCGCGACTTCCCCATCTACTGCCAGCGCCTGACGCTCTATCCGGAGGTGCCGGAGAGCGAGGCGGCGGCCGACCTGTTCCTGCCGTTGCGGTAA
- a CDS encoding LysR family transcriptional regulator, translated as MSHEPSWDLYRTFNAVLAEGSLSGAARALGLTQPSVARHVDALEAAVGAPLFLRTARGLSPTDAALELRPFAELMASTSAAFMRTAEGRTGEVDGTVRIAASEVVGIVHLPAILTRLRRRYPRLTIELSLSNAVDDLLKRQADIAIRMVRPEQQALLARRVGVFPVGLHAHRDYLARRGMPESMDDLGHHDIIGYDVETPAIRAFAQRHPGLDRASFALRVDSNIAHLAAIRAGFGIGVCQTIVAEAEPDLVRVLPDAFHEDMETWVAMHEDLGANTRCRAVFDALVAELTALVRPKAQDRSSA; from the coding sequence ATGAGCCACGAGCCGAGCTGGGATCTCTACCGTACCTTCAACGCCGTGCTCGCCGAGGGCTCCCTCTCCGGCGCGGCGCGGGCGCTCGGCCTGACGCAGCCGAGCGTCGCCCGCCACGTCGACGCCCTTGAGGCGGCGGTGGGCGCGCCGCTGTTCCTGCGCACCGCGCGCGGCCTGTCGCCCACCGACGCGGCGCTGGAGCTGAGGCCCTTCGCCGAGCTGATGGCCTCCACCTCCGCCGCCTTCATGCGCACTGCCGAGGGCCGCACCGGCGAGGTGGACGGCACGGTGCGCATCGCCGCCAGCGAGGTGGTCGGCATCGTCCACCTGCCGGCCATCCTGACGCGGCTGCGCCGGCGCTACCCCCGGCTCACCATCGAATTGTCGCTGTCGAACGCCGTCGACGACCTCCTGAAGCGGCAGGCCGACATCGCCATCCGCATGGTCCGGCCCGAGCAGCAGGCGCTGCTGGCGCGGCGCGTCGGCGTCTTTCCGGTCGGCCTTCACGCCCACAGGGACTACCTCGCCCGACGCGGCATGCCCGAAAGCATGGATGATCTCGGCCACCACGACATCATCGGCTACGACGTGGAGACGCCAGCCATCCGCGCCTTCGCCCAGCGCCATCCGGGGCTCGACCGCGCCTCGTTCGCCCTGCGGGTCGACAGCAACATCGCCCACCTCGCCGCCATCCGCGCCGGTTTCGGCATCGGCGTCTGCCAGACGATCGTCGCCGAGGCCGAACCCGACCTCGTGCGCGTGCTGCCCGACGCCTTCCACGAGGATATGGAGACATGGGTGGCGATGCACGAGGACCTCGGCGCCAACACCCGCTGCCGCGCCGTGTTCGACGCGCTGGTCGCCGAGCTGACCGCGCTGGTCAGGCCAAAAGCGCAAGATCGGTCGAGCGCTTGA
- a CDS encoding SDR family oxidoreductase, with protein MNTRIALVLGATGGIGGEVASRLAAGGWQVRALHRAPGQAGRDGRFQWIKGDAMVAADVAKAAEGAALIVHAVNPPGYRDWDKLVLPMLDNTIAAAEANGARIVLPGTVYNYGPDAFPVITEAAPQNALTRKGKIRVEMERRLKAAALRGKARVLIVRAGDFFGPGAANNWFSQGLVKAGSRPRSLSYPGRRGVGHQWAYLPDMAEAMVRLAEHADLDDFAAFNFGGHWDGDGTAMTQAIRHALDEPFLPVKGMPWWLMRLASPFVPFLREVMEMRYLWKVPVRLDNAKLVATLGAEPHTSLDEAVWATLVGVGCLGSEEAPSGAGRARLSKA; from the coding sequence ATGAACACCAGGATCGCACTCGTTCTCGGCGCCACCGGCGGTATCGGCGGCGAAGTGGCTTCCAGGCTGGCCGCCGGCGGCTGGCAGGTGCGGGCGCTCCACCGGGCGCCCGGGCAGGCCGGCAGGGATGGCCGCTTCCAATGGATCAAGGGCGACGCCATGGTCGCCGCCGATGTGGCGAAGGCGGCCGAGGGCGCGGCGCTGATCGTTCATGCCGTCAACCCGCCCGGCTATCGCGACTGGGACAAGCTGGTGCTGCCGATGCTCGACAACACCATCGCCGCCGCCGAGGCCAACGGCGCCCGCATCGTCCTGCCCGGCACCGTCTACAACTACGGCCCCGACGCCTTCCCGGTGATCACCGAGGCGGCGCCGCAGAACGCCCTGACCCGCAAGGGCAAGATCCGGGTGGAGATGGAGCGGCGGCTGAAGGCGGCGGCCTTGCGCGGCAAGGCGCGGGTGCTGATCGTTCGGGCCGGCGACTTCTTCGGCCCGGGGGCGGCCAACAACTGGTTCAGCCAGGGGCTGGTGAAGGCCGGCAGCCGGCCGCGCTCGCTCAGCTATCCTGGGCGGCGCGGCGTCGGCCACCAGTGGGCCTACCTGCCGGATATGGCGGAGGCGATGGTGCGGCTCGCCGAGCACGCCGACCTCGACGATTTCGCCGCGTTCAACTTCGGCGGCCACTGGGATGGCGACGGCACGGCGATGACCCAGGCGATCCGCCACGCCCTCGACGAGCCGTTCCTGCCGGTGAAGGGCATGCCCTGGTGGCTGATGCGGCTCGCCTCGCCCTTCGTGCCCTTCCTCAGGGAGGTGATGGAGATGCGCTATCTGTGGAAGGTGCCGGTACGGCTCGACAATGCCAAGCTGGTGGCGACGCTCGGCGCCGAGCCGCACACCTCGCTCGACGAGGCTGTCTGGGCGACGCTCGTGGGGGTGGGGTGCCTGGGAAGCGAGGAGGCCCCGTCGGGCGCCGGCCGGGCCCGGTTGTCCAAGGCCTGA
- a CDS encoding L-fuculose-phosphate aldolase has product MDANVALRKSVIRACQEMNAKGLNQGTSGNISVRVDGGMLITPSGVDYDQMQPDELVFVSNDGKYDHEKVPSSEWRFHLASYRARADANAVVHNHALNSAIISILNKPIPAIHYMIATAGGTDIPVVEYATYGTQELSDYVEAGLRTRKAILLRHHGMIATGATLAKAMWLAVEVETLAKMYLGLLQVTDNPPCLSDAEVHKVLEKIEHYGLREK; this is encoded by the coding sequence ATGGATGCCAACGTCGCATTGCGAAAGAGCGTGATACGGGCCTGTCAGGAGATGAACGCCAAGGGGCTCAACCAGGGCACCTCCGGCAACATCAGCGTGCGCGTCGACGGCGGCATGCTGATCACCCCGTCGGGCGTCGACTACGACCAGATGCAACCCGACGAGCTGGTGTTCGTCAGCAACGACGGCAAGTACGACCATGAAAAGGTGCCGTCGAGCGAGTGGCGCTTCCACCTCGCCTCCTACCGGGCGCGCGCCGACGCCAACGCCGTCGTCCACAATCACGCGCTCAACTCGGCCATCATCTCCATTCTCAACAAGCCGATTCCGGCCATCCACTACATGATCGCCACCGCCGGGGGCACCGACATCCCGGTCGTCGAATACGCGACCTACGGCACCCAGGAGCTTTCGGACTACGTCGAGGCCGGCCTCAGGACGCGCAAGGCCATCCTGCTGCGCCACCACGGCATGATCGCCACCGGCGCGACGCTCGCCAAGGCCATGTGGCTGGCCGTCGAGGTCGAGACGCTGGCGAAAATGTACCTCGGCCTTCTCCAGGTGACGGACAATCCGCCCTGCCTCAGCGACGCGGAAGTCCACAAGGTTCTGGAGAAGATCGAGCACTACGGCCTGCGGGAGAAGTAA
- a CDS encoding DeoR/GlpR family DNA-binding transcription regulator translates to MLFGRLREIVNRVDHLGSVVVTDLAEQFDVSVETIRRDLRTLEDSGYLRRTHGGAVSLLETGVEALAFGSRKQENLGAKKVIAQSAVRLIRDGDVLMMDQSSSAWYLAQSLPDINLTIITNSVRIVFDFVQRPKIKVISVGGEYFERYGAFLGAITISNILGFHADICFHSCAAFQEGEGAWDNNELNAAVKKAMLRRSKSNVLLCDKSKFNHTGFALVNPVDRIDCMITEEGVTGEVRRGADSQRKEPRRGL, encoded by the coding sequence GTGCTCTTTGGCCGTCTGAGGGAAATCGTCAATCGCGTCGACCATCTGGGGTCGGTGGTCGTCACCGACCTTGCCGAGCAGTTCGACGTGTCGGTGGAGACCATCCGCCGCGATTTGCGGACGCTGGAGGACTCCGGCTATCTGCGCCGCACCCACGGGGGCGCCGTGTCGCTGCTGGAGACCGGGGTCGAGGCGCTGGCCTTCGGATCGCGCAAACAGGAAAATCTGGGCGCCAAGAAGGTCATCGCCCAGTCGGCGGTCCGGCTGATCCGCGACGGCGACGTTCTGATGATGGATCAGAGCTCGAGCGCCTGGTATCTGGCGCAGTCTCTCCCCGACATCAATCTGACCATCATCACCAATTCCGTGCGGATCGTCTTCGATTTCGTCCAGCGTCCGAAGATCAAGGTCATCTCGGTCGGCGGCGAGTATTTCGAGCGCTACGGCGCCTTTCTCGGCGCGATCACCATCAGCAACATTCTCGGCTTCCACGCCGACATCTGCTTCCACTCCTGCGCCGCCTTCCAGGAGGGCGAGGGAGCCTGGGACAACAACGAGCTCAACGCCGCGGTCAAGAAGGCGATGCTCCGTCGCAGCAAGAGCAACGTGCTGCTCTGCGACAAGAGCAAGTTCAACCACACCGGCTTCGCCCTGGTGAACCCGGTCGACCGCATCGATTGCATGATTACCGAGGAGGGGGTGACGGGCGAGGTTCGCCGCGGCGCCGACTCCCAGCGCAAGGAACCACGGCGCGGGCTCTAG
- the fucK gene encoding L-fuculokinase: MTERHGGGPVAGSLTARAAVGAASVRPGEIMSQDVVIVLDCGSTNLRAMAVDGHGRIVARSSEKSGTEPDPDHKDWHYWPFEGLYDKLCRCSRDVASQIDVRSVRALTVTTFGGDGSFLDADGRMLFPVISWKCTRTLESQRHMSRYIDPDRVVQISGVGHFSFNTLNKFIWFREHRPDLFDTAKHFVFVSSLFTHRLTGRLTNDATLVGTSQMTDLKTQDFSDAILSAVGVDRSLFPELIFPGEVVGPLLAGAADALGLPAGIPVVSAGHDTQFAIFGAGAAPNRPVLSSGTWEILMARCASIDIPPPDAIDDAFTCEWDVLRGHYNPGFQYVASAVIEWIGRNMYGELAGSAKYEAMIAEAKAAPADCRGVTVDPNMLVGKGAIANLSLDVDRGTLFRATLVGLAGRLKHGLGVLETVGGFKADELTLVGGGTRNQLWTQIKADTLGIPVRTLEEPEITVLGAAMFALKGAGIYASAEEAREAFRLDCRYTQPGVPA, encoded by the coding sequence GTGACGGAGCGCCATGGTGGCGGTCCGGTCGCCGGCTCGCTGACGGCACGTGCTGCCGTGGGTGCCGCCAGCGTCAGACCCGGTGAGATCATGTCGCAGGATGTCGTTATCGTTCTGGATTGCGGAAGCACCAACCTGCGGGCCATGGCGGTCGACGGGCATGGCCGCATCGTCGCCCGGTCCAGCGAGAAGAGCGGCACCGAGCCCGATCCGGATCACAAGGACTGGCACTACTGGCCCTTCGAGGGGCTCTACGACAAGCTGTGCCGCTGCTCGCGCGACGTCGCCTCGCAGATCGACGTCCGATCGGTGCGCGCCCTCACCGTCACCACCTTCGGCGGCGACGGCAGCTTCCTCGACGCCGACGGGCGCATGCTGTTTCCGGTGATCAGCTGGAAATGCACGCGGACGCTGGAATCGCAGCGGCACATGAGCCGCTACATCGATCCGGACCGCGTCGTGCAGATCAGCGGCGTCGGCCATTTCTCCTTCAACACGCTGAACAAGTTCATCTGGTTCCGCGAGCACCGGCCCGACCTGTTCGACACGGCGAAGCACTTCGTCTTCGTCAGCTCGCTGTTCACCCATCGGCTGACCGGGCGGCTCACCAACGACGCCACGCTGGTCGGCACCTCCCAGATGACCGACCTGAAGACGCAGGATTTCAGCGACGCCATCCTGTCCGCCGTCGGCGTGGACCGGTCGCTGTTCCCCGAGCTGATCTTCCCCGGCGAGGTCGTCGGTCCGCTCCTGGCGGGCGCCGCCGACGCGCTGGGCCTGCCGGCGGGCATTCCGGTGGTCTCGGCCGGGCACGACACGCAGTTCGCCATCTTCGGCGCCGGCGCGGCGCCCAACCGGCCGGTGCTGTCGTCGGGCACCTGGGAGATCTTGATGGCCCGGTGCGCCAGCATCGACATTCCGCCGCCGGACGCCATCGACGACGCCTTCACCTGCGAGTGGGACGTGCTGAGGGGCCACTACAATCCGGGCTTCCAGTATGTCGCCTCGGCGGTGATCGAGTGGATCGGCCGCAACATGTACGGGGAGCTCGCCGGCAGCGCCAAATACGAGGCGATGATCGCCGAGGCCAAGGCCGCGCCGGCCGACTGCCGTGGCGTCACCGTCGATCCGAACATGCTGGTCGGCAAGGGCGCCATCGCCAACCTGTCGCTGGATGTCGACCGGGGAACCTTGTTCCGGGCGACCCTGGTGGGGCTGGCGGGGCGGCTCAAGCACGGGCTCGGGGTGCTGGAGACGGTCGGCGGTTTCAAGGCGGACGAGCTGACGCTGGTTGGCGGCGGAACGCGCAACCAGCTCTGGACCCAGATCAAGGCCGACACGCTCGGCATTCCCGTCCGCACGCTCGAAGAGCCGGAGATCACCGTGCTCGGCGCCGCCATGTTCGCCCTGAAGGGCGCCGGCATCTACGCGTCGGCGGAAGAGGCGCGCGAGGCGTTCCGGCTCGACTGCCGATACACGCAGCCAGGCGTGCCGGCATAA
- a CDS encoding substrate-binding domain-containing protein produces the protein MKKSFLLLAASAIATLGMTFTVSAAGTTIGVVVKIGGIPWFNAMEDGIKKRAAELGVEAEMIGPVSADPALQVQAIEDLIAKGVKVIGVVPNDESALEPVLKKARDAGIKVIAHEGPNLANVDWDFELASTKGLGEAHAKLLAKTIGDNGKYAVYVGSLTVPLHNAWADAAIAWLKAEKPGIQMIGERYGVGENVDAARSTALDLIAANPDLKGFLAFGSQGPIGAARAVEERRKIGDVSVVGIFSPGQGQKLVHEGALTGGYMWSPAQAGEVFVTLGKMLAEGEEVKDGADIPGLGVVHPNFETHDIITDNILEINKDSVDALADQGL, from the coding sequence ATGAAAAAGAGTTTTCTGCTTCTTGCCGCCAGCGCCATCGCTACTCTTGGCATGACGTTCACGGTCAGCGCCGCGGGCACGACGATCGGCGTCGTCGTCAAGATCGGCGGCATTCCCTGGTTCAATGCCATGGAGGATGGCATCAAGAAGCGGGCGGCCGAGCTCGGCGTCGAAGCCGAGATGATCGGTCCGGTCTCGGCCGATCCTGCCTTGCAGGTGCAGGCCATCGAAGATCTCATCGCCAAGGGGGTGAAGGTCATCGGCGTGGTGCCGAATGACGAGTCCGCGCTCGAACCCGTGCTGAAGAAGGCGCGCGACGCCGGCATCAAGGTGATCGCCCACGAAGGGCCGAATCTTGCCAACGTCGACTGGGACTTCGAGCTCGCGTCGACCAAGGGTCTCGGCGAGGCTCATGCCAAGCTGCTGGCCAAGACGATCGGCGATAACGGCAAGTATGCCGTCTACGTCGGTTCGCTGACGGTGCCGCTGCACAACGCCTGGGCCGATGCCGCCATCGCTTGGCTGAAGGCTGAAAAGCCCGGAATCCAGATGATCGGCGAACGCTACGGCGTTGGCGAGAACGTCGATGCCGCCCGGTCGACGGCGCTCGACCTGATCGCCGCCAATCCGGACCTGAAGGGCTTCCTGGCGTTCGGTAGCCAGGGCCCGATCGGCGCCGCCCGCGCCGTCGAGGAGCGTCGCAAGATCGGCGACGTCTCCGTGGTCGGCATCTTCTCGCCCGGCCAGGGCCAGAAGCTGGTCCACGAGGGCGCCCTCACCGGCGGCTACATGTGGAGCCCGGCGCAGGCCGGCGAGGTGTTCGTGACGCTCGGCAAGATGTTGGCCGAGGGTGAAGAGGTGAAGGACGGCGCGGACATTCCGGGCCTGGGCGTCGTGCATCCCAACTTCGAGACGCACGACATCATCACCGACAACATCCTGGAGATCAACAAGGACTCCGTCGACGCACTGGCCGATCAGGGTCTCTGA